The following DNA comes from Microbacterium terregens.
GCACCGCGCTGGTGGCAGGCGGTGCGGACTCACATCGACCGAGGAGAGCTGCGGGATGCCGTGGAGAGCTACATGGTCGACATGCCCGAGGAGTGGCTCGAAGAGCTTCAGCGCTCGCCGGCATATCCCCAGATCGGCCACTCCTGGATTCCCGATGGCACAGCGCTCGCAGCCGTCGAGGCCGAAGGTCCCGAGGCCTATCTCGGCAAGCTGGCAGTTCCGGTGCTCGCGGTCACGGGCACCGAGACGTTCCCCGGGATGGTCAATGCGGCCGCCATGATCAGTGACGCCGCACCTGAGGGCTCCGCCGAGCAGGTGCGAGGCGCATGGCACAGCTGGGATGCGGCGACCATGGCACAACGGCTGGTGAGACTTCTCGCCGAGACGACACAGCTGCGCCCACGTCGAGCTCCGGCATGACGCGCGCGATCGAAACGCTCGTGTGGGCGGGCGTGTTCGTTTTGATCACGATCGTCCTGGTGTTCGCCGGAATCCGTGTGGGCACCGACGGGCCACTCATCGTCACCGGAACGCCCTCGGAACGCGACGCCTTCGAGTGGCGGTACGTCACCTACCCCTGGCTCGCCTACTTGCACATCGTCCCCGGGATTCTCTACCTCGTCGGCGCGCCGCTGCAGTTGTGGAGACGCTTCCGAGAACGTCACTTCACGTTCCATCGTCGGTTCGGGCGCGTGGTGCTCAGCCTGGGACTCGTCAGCGGCGTGTTCGCACTCGCGTTCGGGGTACCGTTCGCGTACGGCGGCGCTTGGCAGTCGCTCGCGACCGCAGTATTCGGGTCGTGGTTCCTCGTTTCGCTCATGCTCGCCTACCGTGCGATCCGAGGCCGCCGCGTGCGGATGCATCGTCGGTGGATGATGCGCGCGTTCGCGGTCGGACTGGGCGTCGGAATGATCCGGGTCTGGGTGGGGATCCTCGCAGGGAGCCAGCTGTTGCCGCTCGAGCAGAGCTTCGCGCCGGCGTTCTGGGTCGGTCTCTCGATGCATGTGCTCGCAGGAGAGGCATGGCTCTGGTGGCGGCCGAATGCAGATGGACTGCCCCGCAACGCGAAGGCCGATCAGCCCAGCAAGTGAACTCCAGCAGCGCTGCGGGGCACGTCTCCCCCGACAGCATCCAGGCGGCAGCGGTGGACACCGCCAGGCGGATGTCTGAAGATCGAGAAGCACCGGCGCTTACTGGAAGGGGCGATAGATGGAGTATGAACAGGTCCGCGCGTTGCTTCTGCGACAGTGGACATACACGGGCGGACCCAATGAGTCCAAGGCGTCGGAGCTGTACCACGACGACGTCGTGCTCGAATTCCCTCAGTCTGGCGAGTGGTTCCAGGGCAAGGCCAATCAACAGGGCTGGCGAGAGCGCTACCCTGCGAAGCTCGACTTCCAGCCGCAGGAGATCAGGGGCGCCGGCGACCTCTGGATCGCGGAGGGGCGGCTCAGTTACGACGGTGGCGAACCGCTGCACTTCGTCAAGATCATGCAGTTTCGGGGGGACAAGGTGGCGCGCGAAACGCTCTACTTCGCTGATTCCTTCCCCGCGCCGCAGTGGCGCGAGCCTTGGGCGGCGGAGGGACCACGACCCACGCGCCAGCACGACCTGCCCGAGCACGTGATCGGTGGAAACTGAGGCGATCCGTCTCAGCGGACTTCTCTGCTGCCTTCACGCGACCCCGGGCACGTGAACCCGTATGTCACCCTCGAGCAAGGGCCGAGTGAGTCGTGTCGGGTGGGTGCTGTGCTGATGCTCTTCGTTGTCCGATAAGTTCGCTTGGATGATCAGGCCTCTGCACCGCGGCGTGACGACCGTGGCTGTGACGGCGGTGCTCGGCACTCTCGTCGGCTGTGCCGCTGAGCCTCCCCCGGATTCGTGGGTGTTGACGCCGATCAGTTACGACAATCGGATGGACGGCGACAGCGGACCGCCCGACGTCATCGATGCGGCGTATCCGATGACGTTGACCGGTGACACTGCGGGTGGATTCTGGGGCGCATCGGCGGGCTCTTTCCTGCACGTCGATGCTGAAGGCGATGCGGTACGCCGGTTCAACCTCGACCCCGGGGCGCCGAGCGGTGCGATCGCAGCCGTCAGCCCGACTGTTCTGGTGATGTCCACGGGAGAGCCCACCCCGACCTATCCGGGGTCGGTGATGCTGTTCGATACCGCAGCGATGACCTGGACGGACGTGCACCGTGACGAGCGCGCTCTCGGTGACATCGCCACGCACGGTGGCGACGTCTACGTCGTCGCCTACGCGTTCGGCGAGCCGGCATTCACGATCGAGAAACTCACCCTGGATACTCGTGCCGACCCCGTTCCGGTCGGTCCCGTCTTCGCCGGGCATGGGCAGGTCGCGATCGATGTGGACAGCGCCGGAACCCTCTTCGTCGCAACCGACAGTGAACGATTCACCCTTGCGGCGGATGGGACCGTTCAGCAGCAGGAACCAGTGGGCAGCGCCAGTCCGGTCGTCTCCGTGAATGAGCGTGGCGACGTGGCGTGGTCCGGTCTCGCACCGGCGTCCGCGGCACTGCCGTCATTCGTGGTGGGAGGTTCGGTGGAAGCACGCGACATCATCGACGCACATGTTCGGTGCGACCCCGAAAGCCCAGAGCTCTCACTGCACGGTGTGGACTACCTGACGCTGGCCACGCGACAGGACTCGCTCACCCTGCCGTTCCTGTGCGCCCCGCGCAGCATCACCTGGATCAACGACCACGAACTCGTCGTTTCGATCGGGACCGAAGGCGGCGCCCCCCTGGTGCGACTCACCCCACCCTCTGACGCTCCCCGGGCAGGCCCGTACGAGGCGGTACGCCGCTGACCGCGAGGAGTGTCGCCAGGTGCGGCGTGGTGGCGTCGGTTGCCTCGACGTGTATCCGGTCGGTGGGGTCTTGCGCCGCAGAGATGCATTCGGTCAGAGCCTGCCCTCATACCGTCAGCCTTCATCGGGTGCGGCTCGCGGCGCGAGTGCTGAGCCAGACGGATCCGATCGCACGACGGTGCGGAGACGAAATACAAGCCGATTGTCGATGAGGCGATGCTGCACTAGCGTGCATGAGGCCGATCGGCGTGCGTCTGCACGTCGGAGGTCCTAAGCGGAGGTTGCTCATTGTCGGTCGGTTTGCTTGCAGTTGTGGACGACATCCTTACCGCCGCCGTCAAAGCGAGCGCGAAGACCGCCGGTGTGGTGATCGATGACGCCGCCGTCACCCCCCAGTACGTGCAGGGGATCAGTCCCGCACGCGAGCTGCCGATGGTCGGGAAGATCGCGATCGGCAGTCTTGTCAACAAGTTCGTCATCATCATCCCCATCGCTTTGCTGCTGACGGCTTTCGCGCCGTGGGTCCTGCCGTGGCTGCTCATTCTGGGCGGCTCGTACCTCTGCTTCGAAGGCGCTGAGAAGGTCATGGAGTGGTTCGGCGCTCACCACGGCCCCGGTCAGGATGAACCGCGGGACGAGCGCAAGCTCGTTTTCGGTGCGATCCGCACGGACCTCATTCTGAGCACGGAGATCATCCTGATCTCCTTAGCCAGTCTCGATGCCGACTTCGGTATTTGGATGACCGCCGGCGCGCTGGCCGTGATCGCTTTCGGCATGACGGTGCTCGTCTACGGTGCCGTCGCGCTTCTGGTGAAGATCGACGACGTCGGGCTGGGAATGGGGCTGAGCTCGGCACGCCGGGTGCGCAGCACCGGCGAGTGGATCGTGCGGTCCATGCCCACGGTGTTCCGCGTCATCAGCATCATCGGCACGGTGGCGATGCTCTGGGTCGGCGGCCATCTGGTGATTGCGAATCTGGCGGAGACCTTCTGGGAGGGACCGTACAACCTCCTGAGCGCCGCGACGCACGGGATCGAGGGCTTCGGGCCGGTCGCGGTGTGGGTCGTCGACACAGCACTGTCGGGCTTGTTCGGCCTCGTCTTCGGACTGATCATCGCAGGGGTCTTGTTCGCGGTGATGAGAGTCGTGAAGCGCAAGCCGCCGGTCTCTGCTTCGCATTGAGTGGCGCCGCAGCCGGCGTGGCAGTGCAAGCCCACAGACCCTCTTCACAGTCACGGGCGCCCGCGAAGAACCACCGTTCCACAGCCAGAGCCCCCTCGCACCGGCACAGCGGCCGGGCTGCTCACGCGCGACGCGATGAGGACCGGTCAGGCGACGGGCCCGCTCCTTGCGGCGGGATTACGTGTGACTGCCGTGGAGCCGGGCTAGCGTGGAGCTGGATCGACACCAGGTACACCGCCTCTTCACAACGTTCAGCGATTGGACCCCCGAGGAGGTGGACCGCGCCGCCTCTTCGGTGGCTGACCTCGGCGGACGGGTCCTCGAGCACTACATGTCATGGTTGATCGTCGTGCGAAGGCAGGACCGCCCGGTGCGATGATGCGCCCACGTGTGCGGCATCCGGCGATCCGGCAAGAGCAGGCGGGTGCCTGAACGGTACGTTCTTTGCAGGCGGGCTTCCGATGGGGATGCACGAACCCGCCCACCACGCTCACCCGGACGATCATCGGCCGCCTAGCGCCCTCCTTGCCAGCCCCGCGGGCGCGCGGACGTCAGAGTCGAAGCGTGCCGCCCGTCCGCGCGCGTGCGCACCCAACGGAGGACCATGAAAGCCCGAATCGCAGCACTCGGACTCAGCCTGCTTCTCTGCTGCTCGGCGTGCTCGTCTCCGACCGCGGACACCGCCCCGACGATCACCGAGTTTCACATCGCCTACCCGGACCGCGACTCGGCGCCGTCGACGAAACCCACCGCGGGGGCCGACCATGAGCACGGCGGCGACGGCTCCACTCACGAGATCGCCTACGATCCGCGTACCGGCGGCGTCCTGGTGACCGGCCAGAACGAGGGCACGATCACGCGCGTCAGCGGCGACGGCACGATGAGCTTCACCGAGCTGCCGGCCGGCACCGGACCGCACGGCATCGTGTTCGACCGCGAGGGCCGGCTGTTCGTCGGCCTGGAGTTCGCCGGCACCATCATCCAGCTCCGCGCGGACGGCACCATTGCGCGCACCTTCGACTTAGTGGGCAGCTGCGCGACCTGCGTCGTCGGGAACCCGGGCCCGCATGGCCTCGCGGTGGCACCTGACGGCGAGACGCTCTGGTTCACCGGCAAGGAGGGAGGCAACGTCGGCCGGGTAGAACCGGACGGCACGGTCACGGCGTTTCCGCTCCGGGATGCCGACAGCAAGCCCATCTACATCGTCGCCGGACCTGATGGGGCGATGTGGTTCACGGAGCTGATCAGCAACCGGATCGGCCGTATCGACGCCGACGGCATCCTCGCCGAGTACGACATCCCGACGCCGAACTCCCGGCCCATCGCGCTCGCCGTGGATCCCGCCGGCGACGCGCTCTGGTTCACCGAGGAGGCGACGAACCGAGTGGGCCGCGTGAGTATGGACGGCACGATCGTGGAGGTGCAGCTGCCGGCCTCTCAGGACAACCTTCTGCTGGCCGCCCTCTCGTTCGACGAGAACGGCGACGTGTGGGTGCAGCAATACGTCGACGGGAGCCACCCGGAGCCCGCCGGTCCGGACAAGCTGCTGCGCGTGCGCGGGGATGCGCTGCGCAAGGCCGCCGCCTCCGCCGCCGCACTGCCCGGAGACGCCGTGACGGCGTTCGACGTGCCGAGCACCGGCACGATCATGCACCGCATCCGTCCCGGCGCGGAGGGCGTGCTCTGGTTCACTGAGCTCGCGACAAACGTCATCGGCAAGGTCGTCGTCCCCGAGATCCGCTGATCCGCGGACTGTGCCAGGGCGCCGTCCCTTCGACTCACGCAGGTGGGCGGGCAAGCGGATACTGCCTTGCGCGCACCGCTGCCCCTGCGCCCCGACTCGCCGCCGGCGGACCGGTGAACTCGGTCAGTCAGACAGACAGCGTCTGCCCGGCCCGTTGGCCGGGGATGCGGGGCTGCCCGAGGAAGTTGCTTCCGGACGTCGCTGCTCCGATGAAGGGAGCATGCATTTGTAGCTTTACCAGGGAATTTGGTGGACCTGGGGAGACTCGAACTCCCGACCCCCTGCATGCCATGCAGGTGCGCTACCAGCTGCGCCACAGGTGACGTCCCCTGGAGTGGTGTAGTTCTCGGCGGTGGTGTCGACGTCGTAGACGTTGGTGAGCCATCGTGCGATGGTCAGTGAGAACCGATCAAAGTCACTCACAGAAAGACACAACGCACGATGGCTCTAGACCAGTCTGCCCTCCTCGAGCTCCTCGGGGAACTGAAACTCACCGACGTCACCGACCGGATCCGGACAGCGACCGAGACGCTCTACCAGGAGCTGATCGACGCGGAAGCGGCCGCGTTCATCGGCGCCGCCCCGTACGAGCGGTCCGGCGCACGGGTCGCTCAACGCAACGGCACCCGACCCCGACCGTTGCTCACCACCGCCGGTGAACTCGATCTGCGGATCCCGAAGCTGCGGGCGGGGACCTTCTTCCCGTCACTGCTGGAACGCCGCCGACGGGTCGATCAAGCCTTGTTCGCGGTCGTGATGGAGGCGTACGTCCACGGCGTGAGCACCCGCAAGGTCGACGACCTGGTCAAAGCGCTGGGCGCCGACACGGGGATCTCGAAGTCGGAGGTGTCGCGGATCTGCGCGAACCTCGACGAGGACGTCGCCGCGTTCCGGGACCGGCCGCTCGCGGACACCGGCTACCCGTACGTGTTCCTCGACGCGACCTACTGCAAGGCCCGCGTCGGCCGGCGGGTCGTCTCCCAAGCGGTCGTCGTCGCGGTCGGCGTCGCCGCGGACGGGCGTCGGGAAGTGCTCGGTTTCGAGGTCGGCGACACCG
Coding sequences within:
- a CDS encoding alpha/beta hydrolase, with translation MDRNCRSATASAAILGDQVAVDLYGPGGAPGALFVQGAGLERSEDPLPTETARIIAELGYQASVHDRVGRGDSFASGPISIDREIAAITAIADRLVGPVILVGHSSGCALAILAANEIPNLAGLVLFEAPLGQFPGGAPRWWQAVRTHIDRGELRDAVESYMVDMPEEWLEELQRSPAYPQIGHSWIPDGTALAAVEAEGPEAYLGKLAVPVLAVTGTETFPGMVNAAAMISDAAPEGSAEQVRGAWHSWDAATMAQRLVRLLAETTQLRPRRAPA
- a CDS encoding DUF2306 domain-containing protein — encoded protein: MTRAIETLVWAGVFVLITIVLVFAGIRVGTDGPLIVTGTPSERDAFEWRYVTYPWLAYLHIVPGILYLVGAPLQLWRRFRERHFTFHRRFGRVVLSLGLVSGVFALAFGVPFAYGGAWQSLATAVFGSWFLVSLMLAYRAIRGRRVRMHRRWMMRAFAVGLGVGMIRVWVGILAGSQLLPLEQSFAPAFWVGLSMHVLAGEAWLWWRPNADGLPRNAKADQPSK
- a CDS encoding nuclear transport factor 2 family protein, coding for MEYEQVRALLLRQWTYTGGPNESKASELYHDDVVLEFPQSGEWFQGKANQQGWRERYPAKLDFQPQEIRGAGDLWIAEGRLSYDGGEPLHFVKIMQFRGDKVARETLYFADSFPAPQWREPWAAEGPRPTRQHDLPEHVIGGN
- a CDS encoding DUF808 domain-containing protein — encoded protein: MSVGLLAVVDDILTAAVKASAKTAGVVIDDAAVTPQYVQGISPARELPMVGKIAIGSLVNKFVIIIPIALLLTAFAPWVLPWLLILGGSYLCFEGAEKVMEWFGAHHGPGQDEPRDERKLVFGAIRTDLILSTEIILISLASLDADFGIWMTAGALAVIAFGMTVLVYGAVALLVKIDDVGLGMGLSSARRVRSTGEWIVRSMPTVFRVISIIGTVAMLWVGGHLVIANLAETFWEGPYNLLSAATHGIEGFGPVAVWVVDTALSGLFGLVFGLIIAGVLFAVMRVVKRKPPVSASH
- a CDS encoding virginiamycin B lyase family protein translates to MKARIAALGLSLLLCCSACSSPTADTAPTITEFHIAYPDRDSAPSTKPTAGADHEHGGDGSTHEIAYDPRTGGVLVTGQNEGTITRVSGDGTMSFTELPAGTGPHGIVFDREGRLFVGLEFAGTIIQLRADGTIARTFDLVGSCATCVVGNPGPHGLAVAPDGETLWFTGKEGGNVGRVEPDGTVTAFPLRDADSKPIYIVAGPDGAMWFTELISNRIGRIDADGILAEYDIPTPNSRPIALAVDPAGDALWFTEEATNRVGRVSMDGTIVEVQLPASQDNLLLAALSFDENGDVWVQQYVDGSHPEPAGPDKLLRVRGDALRKAAASAAALPGDAVTAFDVPSTGTIMHRIRPGAEGVLWFTELATNVIGKVVVPEIR
- a CDS encoding IS256 family transposase produces the protein MALDQSALLELLGELKLTDVTDRIRTATETLYQELIDAEAAAFIGAAPYERSGARVAQRNGTRPRPLLTTAGELDLRIPKLRAGTFFPSLLERRRRVDQALFAVVMEAYVHGVSTRKVDDLVKALGADTGISKSEVSRICANLDEDVAAFRDRPLADTGYPYVFLDATYCKARVGRRVVSQAVVVAVGVAADGRREVLGFEVGDTESQPFWTTFLRSLKARGLDGVKLVISDAHTGLIAAIETVFQGSSWQRCRVHFMRNVLANVQKTAGPMVASIIRTIFAQPDKKHVHAQFDEVVRMLGRSHPKVAEMLEDARDDLLAFAAFPYAHWRQIWSTNPLERVNKEIKRRTDVVGTFPNPAALLRLAGHVLIEQHDEWDGADRRYFSEHSMKLLDVTEEEVAIPELAAA